One stretch of Nicotiana tabacum cultivar K326 chromosome 18, ASM71507v2, whole genome shotgun sequence DNA includes these proteins:
- the LOC107820129 gene encoding mannosyltransferase APTG1 has protein sequence MKQRKNPNVSSNITNIRHNTNVSKPSKNNKFTHPLLKKVFTLCLCFRFINALLVQTYFNPDEHWQALEVAHQITFGYGHLTWEWKKGIRSYLHPVIFAVLYKVLAFFHLDKPWFMIRAPRLLQSTFSATGDVYLFKLSQELFGDRVAKFTLFVQLTNWFMFFCITRTLSNSLETVLTVVSLYYWPCIRTSASKISPGSRKCALAVAALACAIRPTSAITWIYIGFLELYMARDKLKFILLEVIPIGTLILGLTFLVDRWMYGTWVLVPLNFLKFNFLSSGGDYYGTHVWHWYFTQGFTVMIFTFLPFSLAGVFKSKQWKLSGLVAWCLAIYSLLGHKEFRFVLPVLPIALMFSGYWLATIGERSNGRGKKSASTDDRCSGKLQLAVLFLVVSNILMAFYMSMVHQRGTEDVMNYLSIEANNGKVKNILFLTPCHATPYYSTLHRNIPMRFLDCTPSEEKGALDESDQFLVDPAGFATEFAKNWSIPSHIVLFDSQEKLLKDFLDLHNFQEIKKFFHAHFKVDRELQASVAVYALKGQ, from the exons ATGAAACAGAGAAAAAATCCTAATGTTTCATCCAATATTACCAACATCAGACACAACACCAATGTTTCAAAACCTTCTAAAAACAACAAATTCACACACCCTTTATTAAAAAAAGTTTTTACCCTTTGTTTATGTTTTAGATTTATAAATGCTTTATTGGTTCAAACATATTTCAACCCAGATGAACACTGGCAAGCCCTTGAAGTTGCACATCAAATCACATTTGG ATATGGACATTTGACGTGGGAATGGAAAAAGGGTATAAGGAGTTATTTGCATCCAGTAATATTTGCTGTATTGTATAAAGTTCTTGCCTTTTTTCATCTTGACAAACCTTGGTTCATG ATAAGGGCTCCACGGCTGCTGCAGTCAACATTTTCAGCTACTGGGGACGTCTATTTGTTTAAGCTCTCTCAAGAGTTATTTGGTGACCGTGTTGCAAAATTTACG CTTTTTGTCCAGTTGACAAACTGGTTCATGTTTTTCTGTATCACGCGTACTTTATCCAATAGTCTGGAGACTGTTCTTACTGTTGTGAGCCTGTACTACTGGCCTTGCATTAGAACATCTGCTAGTAAAATATCTCCCGGTTCCAGAAAATGTGCTCTAGCTGTAGCTGCATTAGCATGTGCAATCCGACCTACAAGTGCAATTACATGGATCTATATTGGCTTCCTAGAGCTGTACATGGCACGCGATAAGCTGAAATTTATTCTCCTTGAGGTGATTCCAATCGG GACATTAATTCTAGGACTTACTTTTCTGGTGGATCGCTGGATGTATGGCACTTGGGTCCTTGTGCCTTTGAACTTTCTGAAGTTCAATTTTCTCTCTTCTGGTGGAGACTATTATGGAACTCACGTGTGGCATTGGTACTTCACTCAGGGTTTTACAGTTATGATCTTCACATTCTTACCATTTTCACTTGCTGGCGTTTTCAAGTCTAAGCAGTGGAAGTTATCTGGTCTAGTCGCTTGGTGTTTGGCAATTTACAGCTTGTTGGGTCACAAAGAGTTCAG GTTTGTCCTCCCTGTGCTTCCAATAGCTTTGATGTTCTCTGGATACTGGTTGGCAACAATTGGAGAGCGGTCTAACGGCCGAGGTAAAAAATCTGCAAGCACTGATGACAGGTGCTCAGGAAAATTGCAACTGGCCGTCCTGTTCCTTGTAGTTAGCAATATTCTGATGGCATTTTACATGAGTATGGTTCATCAG AGAGGGACGGAGGATGTAATGAACTACCTTTCTATAGAGGCGAACAATGGGAAAGTGAAAAATATCCTCTTTTTGACGCCCTGCCACGCGACACCTTACTACTCAACTCTTCACCGTAACATTCCTATGCGTTTCTTGGATTGCACGCCAAG TGAAGAGAAGGGAGCTCTAGATGAGTCTGACCAGTTCTTGGTGGATCCAGCTGGTTTCGCAACAGAATTTGCTAAGAACTGGTCTATACCTAGTCACATTGTGCTATTTGACTCACAGGAAAAACTACTAAAGGATTTTCTAGATTTGCATAATTTCCAAGAG ATAAAAAAGTTTTTCCATGCTCACTTCAAGGTGGATCGAGAACTTCAGGCATCTGTTGCTGTGTATGCATTGAAAGGCCAGTGA
- the LOC107820130 gene encoding VAN3-binding protein-like — translation MDLDSNPTISQAHPETMDFLSRAWCSFAVQAFQPEMQDQALVIHESSIKNSIIDNKPPLLKMEKSMKMDDTDKSIPPWKSNDVKSWIWMQQAMHPELNYNSYFQKKWMPWKIGPLKNVSIKKWFKEIKQKRKEEKRLQKAEVHAAISVAGVAAALAAIAAENVNRDETGGTKESAVASAAALVAAQCAKVAEAMGAKRDQLSGVIGSAMSGTNASDILTLTAAATTSLRGAETLKARAGFKNILNGSTPVLPIEDSNDYNFNYEKCRSILSKGAELYIEKSDGRSKLRSVSIILNGEAKVILRTRKATMLKAFSRQKESVVLDLHVELYKDSNGAETDSCYLIVLTTNRGIIKLDMMDDHQRYRTWSMAINQMLTLSTSFPKYELQFYKS, via the exons ATGGATCTTGATTCAAATCCAACAATTTCACAAGCACATCCTGAGACAATGGACTTCCTTTCACGCGCATGGTGCAGCTTTGCAGTTCAAGCTTTCCAACCGGAGATGCAAGATCAAGCTCTCGTTATCCATGAAAgttcaatcaagaattcaatcaTTGACAACAAACCTCCTCTTCTG AAGATGGAGAAGAGTATGAAGATGGATGATACAGATAAGTCAATACCGCCATGGAAATCCAACGATGTCAAG TCGTGGATATGGATGCAGCAAGCAATGCATCCAGAGTTGAATTACAACAGCTATTTCCAGAAAAAATGG ATGCCATGGAAAATAGGACCATTAAAGAATGTGTCAATCAAGAAATGGTTCAAAGAAATTAAGCAGAAGAGGAAAGAAGAGAAGAGATTACAGAAGGCTGAAGTACATGCAGCAATATCAGTGGCAGGTGTTGCAGCCGCATTAGCCGCCATCGCTGCTGAAAACGTGAACCGTGATGAAACAGGAGGTACCAAGGAGTCGGCTGTGGCGTCTGCAGCTGCATTGGTCGCGGCACAATGCGCGAAAGTGGCAGAAGCTATGGGGGCAAAGAGGGACCAACTTAGCGGTGTCATTGGCTCAGCTATGAGTGGCACAAATGCTAGCGACATTCTGACGCTTACAGCTGCAGCTACGACCT CACTCAGAGGAGCAGAAACACTCAAAGCAAGAGCTGGCTTCAAGAATATACTAAATGGAAGCACACCAGTTCTCCCAATTGAAGATAGCAATGACTACAACTTTAACTATGAGAAGTGCAGATCAATTCTCTCTAAGGGGGCAGAGCTCTATATCGAGAAATCAGATG GACGATCCAAGCTAAGGTCGGTGTCTATAATCTTAAATGGTGAAGCCAAG GTTATCCTAAGAACAAGGAAGGCAACTATGTTGAAGGCCTTCTCAAGACAAAAGGAAA GTGTTGTATTAGACCTACATGTCGAGCTGTATAAGGATTCTAACGGAGCAGAAACAGATAGTTGCTATCTTATTGTGCTAACAACAAACAGGGGAATCATCAAGCTCGACATGATGGATGATCACCAGCGATACAGAACGTGGTCAATGGCTATTAACCAAATGCTGACGCTCTCTACTTCATTTCCAAAATACGAGCTTCAATTTTACAAAAGCTAA
- the LOC107820128 gene encoding uncharacterized protein LOC107820128, whose product MKDGESVEEIFSRFSKILGDLKSFGRPIKSGDLERSSEAYLQFGSQRSLRWNVKIWRKFLMMSSEVDRQIQEKKKTVAFKATVAEPENEEEEEGGEQDENIAMLSQIVTSMIRRNRNNRRGKSNFRKGRMSNEADKNDGRCYECGKFGHIQADCPELKKKLSRSMQKKKAFGAWSDEEESDHEKIANICFMVLSDKEDSRELGLMAYINDEEDNSREPRSLSDEGTSEVCTPLCPICYELQEFVDISLADIERVVNALRRTKREKEREKKDWALKLEVCEIERDMLQDEVNELKLQLNGLQKTTSLSPVKTIRMLITRRKSLVPFVVKMAIVLTIAGTELELKVVLVTLTTHPAPIVVKEATPQIIAVTKLDGGTVTFGDKYKGNVIGVGKVPLSSTCDVDEVYLVDELGYNLLSISQLCGNDYEVHFKKHGWFIEDESGNIILSDDFSRFTWVMFLSHKDDALKNFEVFCKKVQREKRYNISTIRSDHGGEKDNLGKFDPKSNEGIFLGYSPSSRAYRVYNKRTLYIEESILVVFVDTNPRPRNEHIPEDEKNSCAPKSVIIGKDHQNE is encoded by the exons ATGAAGGATGGTGAATCTGTAGAAGAAATATTTTCCAGGTTTAGCAAAATACTTGGAGACCTCAAATCATTTGGAAGACCTATTAAAAGTGGCGATCTAGAAAGATCCTCAGAAGCTTACCTACAATTTGGCAGCCAAAGGTCATTACGTTGGAATGTCAAGATCTGGAGAAAATTTCTTATGATGAGCTCAGAGGTGGACAGACAAATTCAAGAGAAGAAGAAAACTGTTGCTTTCAAGGCAACTGTGGCTGAgccagaaaatgaagaagaagaagaaggaggagaacaaGATGAAAACATTGCAATGCTCTCTCAAATCGTAACCAGCATGATAAGAAGAAACAGAAATAATAGAAGAGGGAAGTCCAACTTCAGGAAAGGAAGGATGAGCAATGAAGCTGATAAAAATGATGGAAGGTGTTACGAATGTGGAAAGTTTGGTCACATTCAAGCTGACTGTCCGGAATTAAAGAAGAAGCTTAGCAGAAGCATGCAAAAGAAGAAAGCTTTCGGGGCATGGAGTGATGAGGAAGAATCTGATCACGAGAAAATTGCTAACATATGTTTCATGGTTCTAAGTGACAAGGAAGATTCAAGAGAACTTGGACTAATGGCATACATCAACGATGAGGAAGACAACTCAAGAGAACCTCGTTCATTGTCAGATGAAGGAACTAGTGAGGTATGTACTCCTTTATGCCCTATTTGTTATGAACTTCAAgaatttgttgatatttctcttgCAGACATAGAAAGAGTAGTAAATGCGCTTAGAAGAAccaagagagaaaaagagagagagaagaaagacTGGGCCTTGAAACTAGAAGTGTGTGAAATTGAGCGTGATATGCTTCAAGATGAAGTAAATGAACTTAAGCTTCAATTGAATGGCTTGCAAAAGACCACGAGTCTCAGTCCAGTCAAGACAATCAGAATGCTCATCACAAGAAGAAAATCGCTTGTTCCTTTTGTGGTAAAAATGGCCATAGTACTTACAATTGCAGGAACAGAATTAGAGCTGAAAGTAGTACTGGTAACTCTAACAACTCATCCTGCTCCTATTGTGGTAAAAGAGGCCACACCTCAAATTATTGCAG TCACCAAGCTAGATGGAGGAACAGTTACTTTTGGTGATAAATACAAAGGAAATGTTATTGGTGTTGGAAAAGTTCCTTTAAGCTCAACATGTGATGTAGATGAAGTCTACCTAGTTGATGAACTTGGCTATAATCTTCTCAGTATCAGTCAACTATGTGGCAACGATTATGAGGTTCATTTTAAGAAACATGGTTGGTTTATAGAAGACGAATCAGGCAATATCATTCTCTCAG ATGATTTCTCTAGATTTACCTGGGTTATGTTTCTTAGTCATAAAGATGATGCTctaaagaattttgaagttttctgtAAGAAGGTTCAACGAGAAAAGAGATACAACATCTCTACTATCAgaagtgatcatggaggaga GAAGGATAATCTTGGTAAGTTTGATCCAAAGAGTAATGAAGGTATATTTCTTGGTTACTCTCCTTCAAGTAGAGCTTACAGAGTTTATAATAAGAGAACCTTATATATTGAAGAATCTATTCTTGTTGTTTTTGTTGATACTAACCCTCGCCCAAGGAATGAACATATTCCTGAAGATGAGAAAAATTCCTGTGCTCCTAAGTCAGTTATTATAGGTAAGGATCATCAAAATGAGTAA